In a single window of the Streptacidiphilus sp. P02-A3a genome:
- a CDS encoding MazG-like family protein, with protein MEIAHAQQLAWENKNAKGFNTTNVALEFGLLSAEVGEAFTAWRKGLPDLGEELADVFLYLTALAEMNGVDLASEVARKIEKNARRTYARDSRGVPVRTSDR; from the coding sequence GTGGAGATCGCACACGCCCAGCAGCTCGCCTGGGAGAACAAGAACGCCAAGGGGTTCAACACCACCAATGTGGCCCTGGAGTTCGGCCTGCTCAGCGCCGAGGTGGGCGAGGCCTTCACCGCGTGGCGCAAGGGCCTGCCCGACCTCGGCGAGGAACTGGCCGACGTCTTCCTCTACCTGACGGCCCTGGCCGAGATGAACGGCGTGGACCTCGCCTCCGAAGTGGCCCGGAAGATCGAGAAGAACGCGCGACGGACGTACGCGCGGGACTCGCGCGGGGTACCGGTCCGCACAAGCGACAGGTAA
- a CDS encoding NAD(P)/FAD-dependent oxidoreductase produces MRILIIGGGIAGTATALALHQAGFAVSVHEAHPDSAEDIGAFLTLADNGMRALAQIGAAETVTAVGFPLTTMRVLAADGDEVAEIPLGEADRPLSRFRCLRRSELNRALQAEAGRRGIALAHGVRLTALSDRPASVRATFSDGSTASGDLLIGADGINSTVRSSLDPGGAGPRYAGQRVYYGYCSGVLPGGDSERITMIRGSGAAFGCATSPSGETHWFARVSGPAATAAELAGGTPTRWRDLLLPLLRADATPAADLVAATDRRIMVTNACDLPPGAPWAEHRTLLIGDAAHAASPATGQGAAMALEDAVVLAKALRDYPGTATALAAYERLRRPRVERNTAASARITDGTAPPRPDPGRTPGPGAGGGGRPVTRVDPELLRQLDWDTPLTSV; encoded by the coding sequence ATGCGCATCCTGATCATCGGCGGCGGCATCGCCGGGACCGCGACCGCGCTGGCCCTGCACCAGGCGGGGTTCGCGGTCTCCGTCCACGAGGCCCACCCCGACAGCGCGGAGGACATCGGGGCGTTCCTCACCCTGGCCGACAACGGCATGCGGGCCCTGGCGCAGATCGGCGCGGCCGAGACGGTCACTGCCGTGGGCTTCCCGCTGACCACCATGCGGGTGCTCGCCGCCGACGGCGACGAGGTCGCCGAGATCCCGCTGGGTGAGGCCGACCGGCCGCTGTCCCGCTTCCGCTGCCTGCGCCGGAGCGAGCTGAACCGCGCGCTCCAGGCCGAGGCCGGGCGGCGCGGCATCGCCCTGGCGCACGGGGTGCGGCTGACCGCCCTGAGCGACCGTCCCGCCTCGGTCCGGGCGACCTTCAGCGACGGCAGTACCGCGAGCGGGGACCTGCTGATCGGCGCGGACGGGATCAACTCCACCGTCCGCTCGTCGCTCGACCCCGGTGGCGCCGGTCCGCGCTACGCGGGACAGCGGGTCTACTACGGCTACTGCTCCGGTGTGCTGCCGGGCGGGGACTCCGAGCGGATCACGATGATCCGCGGCAGCGGCGCCGCCTTCGGCTGCGCGACCTCGCCCAGCGGCGAGACCCACTGGTTCGCCCGGGTGTCCGGACCGGCGGCCACGGCGGCCGAGCTCGCGGGCGGCACGCCGACGCGGTGGCGCGACCTGCTGCTCCCGCTGCTCCGCGCGGACGCCACACCGGCGGCGGACCTCGTCGCCGCGACGGACCGCCGGATCATGGTGACCAACGCCTGCGACCTGCCTCCGGGCGCGCCGTGGGCCGAGCACCGGACGCTGCTCATCGGCGACGCCGCGCACGCCGCCTCCCCGGCCACCGGCCAGGGGGCCGCCATGGCGCTGGAGGACGCGGTGGTCCTGGCCAAGGCGCTGCGCGACTACCCGGGGACCGCGACCGCCCTGGCCGCCTACGAGCGGCTCCGCCGCCCCAGGGTGGAGCGGAACACCGCCGCCAGCGCCCGGATCACCGACGGCACGGCGCCGCCGCGTCCCGACCCGGGCCGGACGCCGGGCCCCGGAGCCGGGGGCGGCGGCCGACCGGTCACCCGGGTGGACCCGGAGCTGCTCCGCCAACTCGACTGGGACACCCCCCTCACCTCGGTGTGA
- a CDS encoding MbtH family protein, whose translation MANPFEDADGTYLVLVNEENQHSLWPAFAEVPAGWTVACGPTGRQDCLDYVEANWTDMRPASLIRAMAEAN comes from the coding sequence ATGGCGAACCCATTCGAAGACGCGGACGGCACCTACCTGGTGCTGGTCAACGAGGAGAACCAGCACTCGCTCTGGCCCGCCTTCGCCGAGGTCCCGGCCGGCTGGACGGTCGCCTGCGGCCCCACCGGACGCCAGGACTGCCTCGACTACGTCGAAGCCAACTGGACCGACATGCGCCCGGCCAGCCTGATCCGGGCCATGGCAGAGGCGAACTGA
- a CDS encoding thioesterase II family protein gives MSLPASTDNPWVRPWNPRPHARIQLLCLHPAGAGASFYQDWSAALPLDVELLAVQLPGRESRFVEPLLEDYEQAVAATYAALRPYLARPYALFGHSMGALLAYGVALAARRHGDPAPARLFVSGAAGPGVPRDNTGRPGWTDDELVAELVRLGGTPKEVLAHAELLNLLLPLLRADFTLCDSFEASPAFTVGAEPPLDCPVSILGGDEDERTAAELAHWSAVTSGGSTQRAFPGGHFFLRDPSGPAVRAAVAADLAARRDPKDRP, from the coding sequence ATGTCCCTTCCCGCCAGCACCGACAACCCCTGGGTCCGCCCCTGGAATCCGCGCCCCCACGCCCGGATCCAGCTGCTGTGCCTGCACCCGGCGGGCGCCGGGGCCTCCTTCTACCAGGACTGGTCCGCCGCGCTGCCCCTCGACGTCGAGTTGCTGGCCGTGCAACTCCCGGGCCGGGAGAGCCGGTTCGTGGAGCCGCTGCTGGAGGACTACGAGCAGGCGGTAGCCGCCACGTACGCCGCGCTGCGCCCGTACCTCGCCCGGCCGTACGCGCTCTTCGGCCACAGCATGGGCGCGCTGCTCGCGTACGGGGTCGCGCTCGCCGCGCGGCGGCACGGCGATCCCGCGCCCGCGCGGCTGTTCGTCAGCGGCGCCGCCGGTCCCGGCGTCCCGCGCGACAACACCGGACGCCCGGGCTGGACGGACGACGAACTCGTCGCCGAACTGGTCCGGTTGGGCGGCACGCCGAAGGAGGTCCTGGCGCACGCCGAACTGCTCAACCTGCTCCTGCCGTTGCTCCGCGCCGACTTCACGCTCTGCGACTCCTTCGAGGCGTCCCCGGCCTTCACCGTGGGCGCGGAGCCGCCGCTGGACTGCCCGGTCTCGATCCTCGGCGGCGACGAGGACGAGCGGACCGCCGCCGAGCTCGCCCACTGGTCCGCGGTGACCAGCGGCGGCTCGACCCAGCGGGCCTTCCCCGGCGGCCACTTCTTCCTCCGCGACCCGTCCGGACCGGCGGTCCGAGCCGCGGTCGCCGCGGACCTGGCCGCCCGACGTGATCCGAAAGACCGGCCCTAG
- a CDS encoding cysteine dioxygenase family protein has product MTIRQIALTALEQSPLMTELLSELVAAIRAGVRAAPTAEERARRVADALAPFLCRTDLVPPAQLEPDPAGYRQHVLHVEADGSFSVVALVWLPGQRTSIHDHTAWCVVGTHLGAEEETSYRLDAGGERTVLLPVATTVHPAGAVTWVTPPGDIHRVRNATTATAVSLHVYGVDVRQRGTSIRRTYDQPVLTAAAPV; this is encoded by the coding sequence GTGACTATCCGTCAGATCGCCCTCACCGCACTGGAGCAGTCGCCTCTCATGACCGAACTCCTCAGCGAACTCGTGGCCGCCATCCGAGCCGGGGTGCGGGCCGCCCCGACGGCCGAGGAACGCGCGCGACGGGTCGCCGACGCGCTGGCACCGTTCCTGTGCCGCACCGACCTGGTGCCGCCCGCGCAGCTGGAACCCGATCCGGCCGGATACCGCCAGCACGTGCTGCACGTCGAAGCGGACGGCTCCTTCTCCGTGGTCGCCCTGGTGTGGCTGCCCGGACAGCGGACCAGCATCCACGACCACACCGCGTGGTGCGTGGTCGGCACCCACCTGGGCGCCGAGGAGGAGACGAGCTACCGGCTGGACGCCGGAGGTGAGCGGACCGTGCTGCTCCCGGTCGCCACCACCGTCCACCCGGCCGGCGCGGTCACCTGGGTCACGCCGCCCGGCGACATCCACCGGGTGCGCAACGCGACCACCGCCACCGCCGTCTCGCTGCACGTCTACGGCGTGGACGTGCGGCAGCGGGGCACCAGCATCCGCCGCACCTACGACCAGCCGGTGCTGACCGCCGCCGCGCCGGTCTAG
- a CDS encoding cysteate synthase produces MHGDSTDASHYRLVCSVCGRRQADDGLTLGCAGQHEPGLWQTDYQATEFVPDASQSGVFRYRDWLPVRRTLEGTGRTVVHRSERLAAELGLDELWIAFNGYWPERGGDLTTGTFKELEAAAVIGRIPADAGTLVVASAGNTAAAFAELCSRYEVPVAIVVPASAVPRLRTRGPRSALVRLIAVEGADYADAIALSDALARLPGFVHEGGTRNVGRRDGLATVLLAAVETMGQLPEYYLQAIGSGAGAIAVHEAALRLRCSRPGPLPQLILAQNDAYAPVYRAWETGERLWESGSEEGQRRATELAFAPELTNRRPPYDLRGGLCEALTESAGDVLVADRGAALAAMASFQELEGIDIEPAAGVALAALRAAVAAGRIDTRASVLLNITGGGRARFARDHVLTTRQPDLTVPRAAVHDPASLAAIAAVAAVPGPLPAMA; encoded by the coding sequence ATGCACGGTGATTCGACCGACGCGTCCCACTACCGCCTCGTGTGCTCCGTCTGCGGGAGACGACAGGCCGACGATGGCCTGACCCTCGGCTGCGCCGGGCAGCACGAGCCCGGGCTGTGGCAAACCGACTACCAGGCAACCGAGTTCGTCCCCGACGCCAGTCAGAGCGGGGTGTTCCGCTACCGCGACTGGCTGCCGGTGCGGCGCACGCTTGAGGGCACCGGCCGGACCGTGGTGCACCGCAGCGAGCGGCTGGCCGCCGAACTCGGCCTGGACGAGCTGTGGATCGCCTTCAACGGCTACTGGCCCGAGCGCGGCGGCGACCTGACTACCGGTACCTTCAAGGAACTTGAGGCCGCCGCGGTGATCGGCCGGATCCCGGCGGACGCCGGGACGCTGGTGGTCGCCTCGGCGGGCAACACCGCCGCCGCCTTCGCCGAACTCTGCTCGCGGTACGAGGTCCCGGTGGCCATCGTGGTCCCCGCCTCCGCCGTGCCCCGACTGCGCACCCGTGGCCCGCGCTCCGCACTGGTACGCCTGATCGCGGTCGAGGGGGCCGACTACGCCGACGCCATCGCGCTCAGCGACGCGCTGGCCCGGCTCCCCGGCTTCGTCCACGAGGGCGGGACCAGGAACGTCGGCCGCCGGGACGGTCTGGCCACCGTGCTGCTCGCCGCCGTCGAGACGATGGGTCAACTGCCCGAGTACTACTTGCAGGCGATCGGCAGCGGAGCCGGGGCCATCGCCGTGCACGAGGCCGCGCTCCGGCTCCGATGTAGCCGCCCGGGACCGCTGCCGCAGCTGATTCTGGCTCAGAACGACGCCTACGCGCCGGTGTACCGCGCCTGGGAGACCGGCGAACGCCTCTGGGAGAGCGGCTCCGAGGAGGGCCAACGCCGGGCCACCGAGCTGGCGTTCGCGCCGGAACTGACCAACCGCCGCCCGCCGTACGACCTGCGTGGCGGCCTGTGCGAGGCGCTGACCGAGAGCGCCGGGGACGTCCTCGTCGCCGACCGCGGGGCAGCGCTGGCGGCCATGGCCTCCTTCCAGGAGCTGGAGGGGATCGACATCGAACCGGCCGCCGGGGTCGCGCTCGCCGCGCTGCGGGCGGCCGTGGCGGCGGGCCGGATCGACACCAGGGCGTCGGTGCTGCTGAACATCACCGGCGGCGGCCGGGCCCGGTTCGCCCGGGACCATGTACTGACGACCCGTCAACCCGACCTGACCGTCCCCCGGGCGGCCGTGCACGACCCGGCGAGCCTGGCTGCGATCGCGGCGGTGGCGGCGGTTCCCGGGCCGCTGCCCGCCATGGCCTGA
- a CDS encoding PLP-dependent aminotransferase family protein: protein MNFLNEIAHRFPDAISLAAGRPFEGFLDPDDVHRYFDAYRQHLSSRLGGDEAAVRRTLLQYGRTKGIIHELIADHLRVDEGITADPEALVVTVGCQEALYLTLRALRRSDRDAVLAVTPSYVGVHGAAQLVDMPVLPVRESPEGIDLEDLRAQVRCARAAGLNPRACYVIPDFANPSGIRLDLDTRRQLLRIAAEEDLLILEDNPYGLFGDPAGPPTLKALDSTARVVYLGSFAKTGLPGARVGFALADQRMAGSPGVLADQLAKIKSMLTVNTSPIAQAVIGGKLLAHGSSLRAANARETAHYQQNLAQVLSGLAKRFSDSPGVSWNTPAGGFFLLLTVPFPVGDELLEVSAEKFRVLWTPVHHFYADARARNVMRLSFSHLRSDEIEAGLDRLADFIREQPHT from the coding sequence ATGAACTTCCTCAACGAGATCGCCCACCGGTTCCCGGACGCCATATCCCTGGCCGCCGGGCGGCCGTTCGAGGGTTTCCTCGACCCGGACGACGTCCACCGCTATTTCGACGCCTACCGTCAGCACCTGAGCTCCCGCCTGGGCGGCGACGAGGCTGCCGTACGCCGCACGCTGCTTCAGTACGGGCGCACCAAGGGCATCATCCACGAGCTGATCGCCGACCACCTGCGGGTGGACGAGGGGATCACCGCCGATCCGGAGGCCCTGGTGGTCACCGTCGGCTGCCAGGAGGCCCTCTACCTGACGCTGCGCGCGCTGCGCCGCAGCGACCGGGACGCGGTGCTGGCGGTGACGCCCAGCTATGTCGGGGTGCACGGGGCCGCCCAGCTGGTGGACATGCCGGTGCTGCCGGTCCGCGAGTCGCCCGAGGGCATCGACCTGGAGGACCTGCGGGCGCAGGTCCGGTGCGCCCGGGCGGCCGGCCTCAACCCCCGGGCCTGCTACGTCATCCCCGACTTCGCCAACCCCAGCGGGATCAGGCTCGACCTCGACACCCGGCGGCAACTGCTGCGGATCGCCGCCGAAGAGGACCTCCTGATCCTGGAGGACAACCCCTACGGCCTGTTCGGCGACCCGGCCGGACCGCCGACGCTCAAGGCCCTGGACAGCACTGCCCGGGTCGTCTACCTGGGCTCCTTCGCCAAGACCGGCCTTCCGGGCGCGCGGGTCGGCTTCGCCCTGGCGGACCAGCGGATGGCCGGGTCGCCGGGGGTCCTGGCGGACCAGCTGGCCAAGATCAAGAGCATGCTGACGGTCAACACCTCGCCGATCGCGCAGGCCGTGATCGGCGGCAAGCTGCTGGCCCACGGGTCCAGCCTGCGAGCCGCCAACGCCCGTGAGACCGCGCACTACCAGCAGAACCTGGCTCAGGTGCTGTCCGGACTGGCGAAACGATTCAGCGACTCCCCCGGGGTCTCCTGGAACACCCCCGCCGGCGGTTTCTTCCTGCTGCTCACCGTGCCCTTCCCGGTCGGCGACGAACTGCTCGAAGTCAGCGCCGAGAAGTTCCGAGTGCTGTGGACACCGGTCCACCATTTCTATGCCGACGCCCGGGCACGCAATGTCATGCGGCTCTCCTTCAGCCATCTGCGATCCGACGAGATCGAAGCGGGACTCGACCGCCTGGCGGACTTCATCCGCGAACAGCCGCACACCTGA
- the dpgA gene encoding 3,5-dihydroxyphenylacetyl-CoA synthase DpgA has protein sequence MTTAVPELSRIAGVGTAVPGNSYSQQEVLDIFGIEDPRVRSVFLNSAIERRFLTLPPEGPDGARVMEVQGELLAKHKAQAVDMGVRAVQECLKDTGADLSDIGYLCCVTTTGFLTPGLSALIIRELGIDPHTSRLDVVGMGCNAGLNALNAVNGWARAHPGRLALMVCSEACSAAYVFDGTMRTSVVNSLFGDGAAAVALVADTPEPERESESGSAPPPDRGPRILKFASYIITDAVDAMRYDWDGQQDRFSFFLDPQVPYVVGAHAERVVDRLLSGTGLRRGDIDHWLVHSGGKKVIDAVGVNLGLTRHDVRHTTSVLRDYGNLSSGSFLFSYQRLLEEQVARPGDHCVLMTMGPGSTIETALARW, from the coding sequence ATGACTACCGCCGTACCCGAACTGTCCCGTATCGCCGGAGTCGGCACCGCGGTTCCCGGAAATTCATATTCACAGCAGGAAGTCCTGGACATCTTCGGGATCGAGGATCCCCGAGTGAGATCCGTCTTCCTCAACAGCGCCATTGAGCGCCGATTCCTGACCCTCCCGCCCGAAGGCCCCGACGGCGCCCGGGTCATGGAGGTCCAGGGTGAACTCCTCGCCAAGCACAAGGCCCAGGCCGTCGACATGGGTGTGCGCGCCGTCCAGGAATGCCTCAAGGACACCGGCGCCGACCTGTCCGACATCGGCTACCTCTGCTGCGTCACCACCACCGGCTTCCTCACCCCGGGTCTGAGCGCCCTGATCATCCGTGAGCTGGGCATCGACCCGCACACCAGCCGCCTCGACGTCGTCGGCATGGGCTGCAACGCCGGTCTCAACGCGCTCAACGCCGTCAACGGCTGGGCCCGCGCCCACCCGGGCCGACTCGCCCTCATGGTCTGCTCCGAGGCCTGCTCCGCCGCCTACGTCTTCGACGGCACCATGCGTACCTCGGTGGTCAACAGCCTCTTCGGCGACGGCGCCGCGGCCGTCGCACTGGTCGCCGACACGCCCGAGCCGGAGCGCGAGTCGGAGTCCGGGTCCGCGCCGCCGCCGGACCGGGGGCCGCGGATCCTGAAGTTCGCCAGCTACATCATCACCGACGCCGTCGACGCCATGCGCTACGACTGGGACGGTCAGCAGGACCGGTTCAGCTTCTTCCTGGACCCGCAGGTGCCCTACGTGGTCGGCGCCCACGCCGAACGCGTCGTCGACCGGTTGCTCTCCGGTACCGGATTGCGCCGCGGCGACATCGACCACTGGCTGGTGCACTCCGGCGGCAAGAAGGTCATCGACGCCGTCGGGGTCAACCTCGGCCTGACCCGCCACGACGTCCGGCACACCACCAGCGTGCTGCGGGACTACGGCAACCTGTCCAGCGGCTCGTTCCTCTTCTCCTACCAGCGGCTGCTGGAGGAGCAGGTGGCGCGGCCCGGCGACCACTGCGTGCTGATGACCATGGGCCCGGGATCCACCATCGAGACCGCCCTGGCCCGCTGGTGA
- the dpgB gene encoding enoyl-CoA-hydratase DpgB, with amino-acid sequence MPSTEPSTEPGTTSGTTPGIARTEQKDHTTVNHTTEPPLIDGARPLSAETVQALNELCGRAEDAAGSGVRTPLVLRVGGAPVPAAVPAPPLALVNKWERALRRLERLDLPTVALVSGDCGGTALEALLATDHRIATPGSRLLLPAAADGLWPGMALYRLANQAGIAATRQAVLFGGALPAERALALHLLDRLAADPSAALADDAESLAAASGGIAIRRQLMLDAGTTSFEEALGRHLAACDRLLRRTAAASS; translated from the coding sequence ATGCCGAGCACCGAGCCGAGCACCGAGCCGGGGACCACGTCGGGGACCACGCCGGGGATCGCCCGAACCGAGCAGAAGGACCACACCACCGTGAACCACACGACCGAACCGCCGCTGATCGACGGCGCCCGGCCGCTGTCGGCCGAGACCGTGCAGGCCCTGAACGAGCTGTGCGGCCGGGCCGAGGACGCCGCGGGCTCCGGCGTCCGCACCCCGCTGGTGCTGCGGGTCGGCGGCGCGCCCGTACCCGCCGCCGTGCCCGCCCCGCCGCTGGCCCTGGTCAACAAGTGGGAGCGCGCGCTGCGCCGCCTGGAGCGGCTCGACCTGCCGACCGTCGCCCTGGTCAGCGGCGACTGCGGCGGCACCGCCCTGGAGGCGCTGCTGGCCACCGACCACCGCATCGCCACCCCCGGCAGCCGCCTGCTGCTGCCGGCTGCCGCGGACGGCCTCTGGCCCGGCATGGCCCTCTACCGGCTCGCCAACCAGGCCGGAATCGCCGCCACCCGGCAGGCGGTCCTCTTCGGCGGAGCCCTCCCGGCCGAGCGGGCGCTGGCCCTGCACCTGCTCGACCGGCTCGCGGCGGACCCGTCGGCCGCTCTCGCCGACGACGCCGAGAGCCTGGCCGCGGCCTCCGGCGGGATCGCCATCCGTCGGCAGCTGATGCTCGACGCCGGAACCACCAGCTTCGAGGAGGCCCTCGGCAGGCACCTCGCCGCCTGCGACCGGCTGTTGCGCCGCACCGCCGCGGCGTCGTCGTGA
- the dpgC gene encoding (3,5-dihydroxyphenyl)acetyl-CoA 1,2-dioxygenase DpgC, protein MGADLAQARRTLADAAARADAVLAALPAPADRGPEQQALAADAKNAARTVRSRFLAQHGEAVYRQLTDGHRMHLRLPELVAGAATDWPGLLPGPEQLATEQGRLQAEKEGLEIDQGLFLRDMLRSPASGRHLLDAMALPTARALELLPEFRRTGELDLGSVRLERRDGAARLTMCRTDCLNAEDNRQVDDMETAVDLALLDPEVRVGLLRGGEMTHPRYRGRRVFSAGINLKSLHTGQISLVDFLLRRELGYINKIQRGLRVDHAGSWHTPTIEKPWVAAVDTFAIGGGAQLLMVFDRVLAAADSYVSVPAAQEGIVPGAANLRLGPLAGGRVSRQVVLWGRRIHATEPDARLLLDEVVEPELMDAAVAESLDRLDSQAVVTNRRMLNLAEEPPDHFRQYMAEFAMQQALRLYSQDVIGKVSRFAAAAGTARAARG, encoded by the coding sequence ATCGGCGCGGACCTGGCGCAGGCCCGCCGCACCCTGGCCGACGCCGCCGCGCGCGCCGACGCCGTACTGGCCGCGCTGCCCGCGCCCGCCGACCGCGGCCCCGAGCAGCAGGCGCTCGCCGCCGACGCCAAGAACGCCGCCCGGACCGTCCGCAGCCGCTTCCTGGCCCAGCACGGCGAGGCGGTCTACCGGCAGCTCACCGACGGCCACCGGATGCACCTGCGGCTGCCGGAACTCGTCGCGGGCGCCGCCACGGACTGGCCCGGGCTGCTCCCCGGCCCCGAGCAGCTGGCGACCGAGCAGGGCAGGCTCCAGGCCGAGAAGGAGGGCCTGGAGATCGACCAGGGCCTCTTCCTGCGCGACATGCTCCGCTCCCCCGCCTCCGGCCGCCACCTGCTGGACGCGATGGCCCTGCCGACCGCCCGGGCCCTGGAGCTGCTCCCCGAGTTCCGCCGTACCGGTGAGCTCGACCTCGGCTCCGTCCGGCTGGAGCGCCGCGACGGCGCCGCACGGCTGACCATGTGCCGCACCGACTGCCTCAACGCCGAGGACAACCGCCAGGTCGACGACATGGAGACGGCGGTCGACCTCGCCCTGCTCGACCCGGAGGTACGGGTCGGCCTGCTGCGCGGCGGCGAGATGACCCACCCCCGGTACCGGGGCCGCCGGGTCTTCAGCGCGGGCATCAACCTGAAGAGCCTGCACACCGGCCAGATCTCGCTGGTCGACTTCCTGCTCCGGCGCGAGCTGGGCTACATCAACAAGATCCAGCGCGGACTGCGGGTCGACCACGCGGGCTCCTGGCACACCCCCACCATCGAGAAACCGTGGGTGGCGGCCGTCGACACCTTCGCCATCGGCGGCGGCGCGCAACTGCTGATGGTCTTCGACCGGGTGCTGGCCGCCGCCGACTCGTACGTCAGCGTGCCCGCCGCCCAGGAGGGCATCGTCCCCGGCGCGGCCAACCTGCGGCTCGGACCGCTCGCCGGGGGCCGGGTCTCCCGCCAGGTGGTGCTCTGGGGGCGCCGGATCCACGCCACCGAACCCGATGCCCGGCTGCTGCTGGACGAGGTGGTCGAACCGGAGCTGATGGACGCGGCCGTGGCCGAGTCGCTGGACCGGCTCGACAGCCAGGCGGTGGTCACCAACCGCCGGATGCTGAACCTGGCCGAGGAGCCGCCGGACCACTTCCGGCAGTACATGGCCGAGTTCGCCATGCAGCAGGCGCTGCGGCTCTACAGCCAGGACGTGATCGGGAAGGTCAGCCGCTTCGCCGCAGCGGCCGGCACGGCGCGCGCGGCCCGCGGCTGA
- the dpgD gene encoding enoyl-CoA-hydratase DpgD: MPTDLTRIRYEKRDRVAHVTLDRPERLNAMDLRMHEELARVWDDFEADDDLWLAVLTGAGDRAFSAGQDLKELAARITDGSNAPSTFGSRGKPGWPRLTERFDLAKPVIARVNGHAFGGGFELALACDVIVASDTATFALPEAKLGLIAGAGGVFRLARQAPHRVAVGHLITGRPMTAARAYELGLVNEVVAADDLDTCVDAWIADILRCAPLAVRAVKQAAAAAATLPLDQAFQTRFPWEERRMHSADAEEGPLAFVEKRSPEWKAR, from the coding sequence ATGCCGACAGACCTCACCCGGATCCGCTACGAGAAGCGCGACCGCGTCGCCCACGTCACACTCGACCGTCCGGAACGCCTGAACGCCATGGATCTGCGGATGCACGAGGAACTGGCCCGCGTCTGGGACGACTTCGAGGCCGACGACGACCTCTGGCTCGCCGTCCTCACCGGTGCCGGGGACCGGGCGTTCTCGGCCGGACAGGACCTCAAGGAACTCGCCGCCCGGATCACCGACGGCAGCAACGCCCCGTCCACCTTCGGCAGCCGGGGCAAGCCCGGGTGGCCCCGGCTCACCGAGCGGTTCGACCTGGCCAAGCCGGTGATCGCCCGGGTCAACGGCCACGCCTTCGGCGGCGGCTTCGAACTCGCGCTCGCCTGCGACGTGATCGTGGCCTCGGACACCGCCACCTTCGCCCTGCCGGAGGCCAAGCTCGGCCTGATCGCCGGTGCGGGCGGGGTGTTCCGGCTCGCCCGGCAGGCACCGCACCGGGTCGCCGTCGGACACCTGATCACCGGTCGCCCGATGACCGCCGCCCGCGCCTACGAACTGGGCCTGGTCAACGAGGTCGTGGCCGCCGACGACCTGGACACCTGCGTGGACGCCTGGATCGCGGACATCCTGCGCTGCGCCCCGCTCGCCGTCCGCGCGGTCAAGCAGGCCGCCGCCGCAGCGGCCACCCTGCCACTCGACCAGGCCTTCCAGACCCGGTTCCCCTGGGAGGAGCGGCGGATGCACAGCGCGGACGCGGAAGAGGGACCGCTCGCCTTCGTCGAGAAGCGGTCCCCGGAGTGGAAAGCCCGCTGA